In the Theobroma cacao cultivar B97-61/B2 chromosome 1, Criollo_cocoa_genome_V2, whole genome shotgun sequence genome, one interval contains:
- the LOC18613033 gene encoding ammonium transporter 1 member 1: MYVYISFQATTKTCGTTNHIGIFLCLFLPMASLECSADNLRPLLGSVANASAVAEYICSRFDAVSNKFIDTGYAVDNTYLLFSTYLVFAMQLGFAMLCAGSVRAKNTMNIMLTNVLDAAAGGLFYYLFGFALAFGAPSNGFIGQHFFGLSRFPTPSFDYGYFLFQWAFAIAAAGITSGSIAERTQFVAYLIYSSFLTGLVYPIVSHWFWSADGWGSPTRSNNLLFGSGVIDFAGSGVVHLVGAIAGLWGAIIEGPRIGRFDHSGNAVALRGHSGTLVVLGTFLLWFGWYGFNPGSFVNILKAYGESGSSYGQWSAVGRTAVTTSLAGCAAALTTLFGKRLLVGHWNVTDVCNGLLGGFAAITGGCSVVDPWAAVLCGFIAAWVLIGFNKLAEKFHYDDPLEAAQLHGGCGSWGIIFTALFAKEKYVNEVYPGQPGRPYGLFMGGGTRLLAAHLVQILVIVAWVTVTMGTLFFTLQKLNLLRISSEEEMAGMDMTSHGGQAYEYNDHENNANKPPPAF; this comes from the coding sequence atgtatgtatatatctCATTCCAAGCTACCACCAAAACTTGCGGCACAACAAACCACATTGGCATCTTTCTCTGTCTATTCCTCCCAATGGCCTCACTTGAGTGCTCTGCTGATAACCTACGCCCCCTACTAGGCAGCGTTGCTAATGCCTCCGCCGTGGCAGAGTACATCTGTAGCCGTTTTGATGCGGTTTCCAACAAGTTCATTGACACTGGCTACGCTGTGGACAACACCTACCTTCTTTTCTCCACTTACCTTGTGTTTGCCATGCAGCTTGGTTTTGCCATGCTCTGTGCTGGCTCTGTACGTGCCAAGAACACCATGAATATCATGCTCACCAATGTCCTTGATGCGGCTGCTGGTGGCCTTTTCTATTATCTCTTTGGTTTTGCATTGGCTTTTGGGGCACCATCAAATGGCTTTATTGGACAACATTTCTTTGGTCTGAGTAGATTCCCTACCCCGTCTTTTGATTATGGCTATTTCTTGTTTCAATGGGCGTTTGCTATTGCTGCTGCCGGGATCACCAGTGGTTCGATAGCAGAGAGAACTCAGTTTGTTGCTTATTTGATTTACTCATCTTTCTTGACTGGTTTGGTTTACCCCATTGTATCACACTGGTTCTGGTCTGCTGATGGCTGGGGAAGCCCTACTAGATCCAATAATCTCTTATTTGGATCCGGGGTCATTGATTTTGCTGGCTCTGGAGTGGTTCACTTAGTTGGTGCGATTGCAGGCCTATGGGGTGCAATCATTGAAGGTCCACGAATTGGCCGTTTTGATCATTCTGGCAACGCTGTGGCCTTACGTGGACACAGCGGCACTTTGGTTGTCCTAGGCACATTTCTGCTATGGTTTGGATGGTACGGATTCAATCCGGGCTCATTTGTCAATATCTTGAAAGCTTATGGCGAAAGTGGATCCTCTTACGGACAATGGAGTGCTGTCGGCAGAACAGCTGTCACCACATCCCTTGCTGGCTGCGCTGCTGCTTTGACCACTCTCTTTGGAAAGAGATTACTTGTTGGCCACTGGAATGTCACTGATGTTTGCAATGGATTGCTTGGTGGGTTTGCAGCAATCACTGGTGGCTGCTCTGTTGTCGATCCTTGGGCTGCAGTTCTTTGTGGTTTTATTGCCGCTTGGGTTCTCATTGGATTCAACAAGCTTGCGGAGAAATTTCATTATGACGACCCTTTAGAGGCGGCACAGCTTCATGGAGGATGCGGTTCATGGGGGATAATATTCACAGCATTGTTTGCAAAGGAGAAGTATGTTAATGAGGTTTATCCAGGACAACCTGGAAGGCCTTATGGCTTGTTTATGGGAGGTGGGACGAGGCTCCTTGCAGCACACCTTGTGCAGATTTTGGTAATTGTGGCTTGGGTGACTGTCACAATGGGGACGCTGTTTTTCACTCTGCAAAAATTGAACCTTCTGAGGATCTCATCAGAGGAGGAGATGGCAGGAATGGATATGACAAGCCATGGTGGTCAGGCTTATGAATATAATGATCATGAAAACAATGCAAACAAGCCACCACCAGCATTTTAA
- the LOC18613034 gene encoding alcohol dehydrogenase class-3, producing the protein MATQGQVITCKAAVAYEPNKPLVIEDVQVAPPQAGEVRIKIFFTALCHTDAYTWSGKDPEGLFPCILGHEAAGIVESVGEGVTEVQPGDHVIPCYQAECRECKFCKSGKTNLCGKVRAATGAGVMMNDRKSRFSINGKPIYHFMGTSTFSQFTVVHDVSVAKIDPQAPLDKVSLLGCGVPTGLGAVWNTAKVEPGAIVAIFGLGTVGLAVAEGAKSAGASRIIGVDIDSKRFDVAKNFGVTEFVNPKDYDKPIQQVLVDVTDGGVDYSFECIGNVSVMRAALECCHKGWGTSVIIGVAASGQEISTRPFQLVTGRVWKGTAFGGFKSRSQVPWLVDKYMKKEIKIDEYITHNLTLGEINSAFDLMHEGGCLRCVLKMHE; encoded by the exons ATGGCTACTCAAGGGCAAGTCATCACTTGCAAAG CGGCGGTGGCTTATGAACCGAACAAACCGCTGGTCATTGAGGATGTCCAGGTGGCTCCGCCGCAAGCCGGTGAGGTTCGGATCAAGATTTTTTTCACTGCTCTCTGCCACACTGATGCGTACACTTGGAGCggaaag GATCCTGAGGGTCtattcccatgcattcttggTCATGAGGCTGCTGG GATTGTAGAAAGTGTTGGTGAAGGTGTAACTGAAGTTCAACCAGGTGACCATGTCATCCCTTGTTACCAGGCAGAGTGTAGAGAATGCAAGTTCTGCAAATCAGGAAAGACAAACCTATGCGGCAAAGTTAGGGCAGCCACTGGAGCTGGAGTCATGATGAATGATCGCAAGAGTCGCTTCTCAATAAATGGAAAACCAATATACCACTTCATGGGCACCTCGACATTCAGCCAGTTCACGGTTGTACATGATGTTAGTGTTGCTAAGATTGATCCACAAGCTCCTTTGGACAAAGTAAGCCTTCTTGGATGTGGTGTTCCAACTG GACTTGGAGCAGTTTGGAATACTGCCAAAGTTGAACCAGGGGCTATTGTTGCTATTTTTGGCCTTGGGACTGTTGGTCTTGCA GTTGCAGAGGGTGCAAAATCAGCTGGTGCTTCACGAATAATTGGTGTAGATATTGACAGCAAAAGGTTTGATGTAG CaaaaaattttggagttaCAGAGTTTGTGAACCCAAAGGACTATGATAAACCAATTCAGCAGGTCCTTGTTGATGTCACGGATGGTGGTGTTGATTACAGTTTTGAGTGTATTGGAAATGTCTCTGTCATGAGGGCTGCTTTGGAATGCTGTCACAAG GGCTGGGGAACATCAGTTATCATAGGTGTTGCTGCATCAGGTCAGGAGATATCTACTCGACCTTTCCAATTGGTGACTGGTCGTGTTTGGAAAGGGACTGCTTTTGGTGGTTTCAAGAGCCGTTCACAAGTGCCTTGGCTTGTGGACAAGTACATGAAGAAG GAAATCAAAATTGATGAATACATTACCCACAATTTGACTCTTGGAGAGATTAACAGTGCATTTGATCTGATGCATGAAGGGGGTTGCCTCCGTTGTGTGCTTAAGATGCATGAATGA